TTGCTTTAAAATGTTGATTTAACCGGAATGGTACAGGAGAAATAAACGCAGTATTTAGTTATATTTGCTTCAGACCCGGCATCAAACTGAAATCAAGGACAaagatgtttgaaaataaattcaaaattcctgaagaacataaaaaagtattaaaCCAGTAATAAAGATACAATGTAAACATGTATTTAACTTGAAATAGTAATAGTTACCTGTTAATTTGACATGATCTTAATTTGATTACAACTAATATAGCAACTACATCATGCCTTTAATTTTGgccaacatatttttttcatgtattttcagaTACCCATCTCGTCAATTCAAACATGAAGAAAATAATTTGGCCAGTTGACAACGGATAAAACTAAAGAGGTACGTTCCTTCACGTGTATAGCAAACATGACATCTCATAAACAAAATCTTGAAAACTTATTAGAGTTACTCAACTTGACTCACTATTATCCAGAGAAACTAACTAGGGATGAACTTTACCAGTTAACCTATGATAATGTCAAACAGGAGAAAAAAGAAGACGTTCCATTGGTGTGGCAATTTATTCAAGACATTACACGATATAATCATAATGCGAGGAGTGTGGAAGACAAATATGCCCCGACTCATGACTTTAATGGTATAAAATGTCCTATACATCCACTGGATATAATTGCGTGTGTATATCTGTGTTGCGAGCCAACGGCCAGGCAAGACTTTGTTTTGCATATGTGGACTTGCAGATTAGCGGTCCCTTTCATCTTGAAGCCAAACCAAACAGAACATGTAAACGTGTACATTTGGCCATTGCGTTCTCTTGTTGGACAAGTTTTTGAAAACTATGAATTTTTCGACAGACCACTTATACATGAAGAAATGGGTTGTATTGGGTTTATAAGAGTTGGTGAAAATGATACTTGGTCTAAATCCTATTTGTTGAATTGCTTGCTTTGGGGGCCGAACAAAACCCACTCCACATTTATACATAGAGATTCAGAAGGTTCAGTAAGCACACGGTCTTTTGTTGTGGAAGGTCTCGTTGAAATCGGGTGGTACTTACCTAGTGGTGAACAAGATGATCGGTTTCCTTGTCCAAAAATCCTACTCAACCTTCGAGGAGACTCAGCAAATCACACAGACCAGACTAAACTCATTGGCCAGTTCTCGTCTGTAACGATTGTATTAAGTAATGTGAAGGATTTAAGATCAGCGGTTCCTATTGTAAAGAGTTTAATCGAACACAAATCGCGTGTAATTATCCTTCTGTCTGACAGAAGCGTTGGAAGTGATCGGCATAATGAAACGGTCGAggagtttttttctgaaatttcaacTGAAGAGGTGGCATTGCTAGAACTCGGGCAGAAACGGCTACCAGAAATCTTGAAAATTATTCATGGCAGAATTGAGAAAATGGAGAAAAACGGTGAAGATAAAATTGTTTTGTCCGATTTAGTTAAGAATATTTCATCTATGCAAGCATTTGTAGATGAAACGAGTAGTGTATATAAAGAGGTATTTGAATTGGCAAAAGACATAACAACATCTTTCCAAGATATGAACGGACAGTTGATCTTCCCTCTCCAGGAGACATGGAAAGAGTGGGCTCAAACAAGTCGTGATTTCAAGCGATACCACCAGCTTGATGATAACAAACGAAAAGCTTTACAGGCAAGTCGTGAGGAGTTAGAAACCAGGATGCACAAGCTGCGATCAGATCAGTACGGTCATATTTTGAAACATGGCATAGCTAAGCCAGTAGAGTTGTTTATTGAAGCAATGACAATTTTTGATTCCTGTACAAATCATTCACACGTCAAAAGGAGAATATTTCTGAGACATATAAAGATTGAATTAGACAATATGTCTATGGAAATATTAGCCCCAATAAATAAAGAATATCAGGAACTGATTAACACAGCTTCCAATGTAAGAGCTAATGAAAAGGCCGAGATCAATATGAAGATATCagatttagatttaaaaaagaGTTGTCTCTCGTTTAGTTTAGAGAAAATACTACGCGAATTAGGACAAATATATGAGGCTTGTCACACGCGACAACAGGAAAATCTACCTATGaatgttgaaaaaatatcttatttagCTCAATATCAGAAACTTCCAAAGCATTTATGTGTCTGCCTGATGGATGGTTATCCATTTGAACTTCTCGACGGAGAAGCACGTTCTGTGCCCCCTTTATGGACCAAAGCAGTGCTTTCAGAACTTAATTCTATCCTGAAAGAAGGCAATGGAACTGGAAAGGAATGTACAATGCATGTTTTATCAGTTTTGGGAATACAAAGTTCGGGGAAATCCACATTAATCAATGTAATGTTCGGACTGCAATTTGCGGTTAGTGCTGGTCGCTGTACTAGAGGTGCTTTCATGCAACTAGTTAAAGTGCACGAATCTTTGTCACATTGTCTAGGCGAGGGTGTAGATTACATAGCAGTTATAGATACCGAGGGTTTAAGATCGCCGGCACTTTCGTCCGTTCAATCTATTCAGCACGACAATGAACTTTCAACTTTAGTGATAGGTCTTGCTCATACAACTGTAATTAATTTAATGGGTGAAAATGCAACATACTTAAGAGAAAATTTACCTATTGTAGTTCAAGCTTTCCTCAGAATGTATCTAGTACATTTACATCCAAGATGTACTATTGTCCATCAAAATGTTGATAAACGGAACAGAGAGAAATTGTTAGAGCAAGGGATATATCTTGAGACAGTTCTTAATAAGCTTACAAGAAAGGCTTGTGAAAATGAAAAGGTCCCTCAAAAACCATTCAAGGAAATCATTGCCTTTGATGTTATTGAGCAAGTCAAATACATCCCGAGTCTTTTTGAGGGTGTATTGCCCATGGCTCCGATTAGTCCCTCTTACAGCATGGAGATAAACGCCACACTGAAGCTTCTGATCGAGTTAGTGCCGAAAGACTTTGTGAAAGGTGTGCCTTACAGATATTCGGTTTCAAGTTTCTGCGATCACTTGTTTCATCTTTGGGAAGCAATTCAAAAAGACGATTTCGTGTACGAATACCGATCAACTACTGAAGTCGCTCTCCGCCTAGTTATTGACCGAAATTATCATCAGACTTTACTTGCACTAATCGAGGGTGTCGAATCTATTGTTTCAAAAAAGCTTAAAGAAATTGAACTTTCTAAACTAAGTCCTGACAGAGCAATGTCTGAATTAGAAACGTCCCTTAAACAGCAAATGGAAACACATAGAAAAAACTTCGAACATTTCATCGaaagtcggcaaaaaacaacaacatattcgCTAGAAGCATGGAGAGCAAACTACGTAACGAATTTGGAAAgcaaattttatgatttatcacAAGAATCGAAAAGTCAATTGCAAGATTGTCATCATACTATTAAAAAGCGTCCAATATTGACGGAAAAAGAAGTTAAGAACTTATTTGAATTCAGTGAAATAAAAGCAACAAATTCACCGTTAAGTTCAAATTATGATTTCAAATCTGACGCAATTCGAGCTTTAGAGAATGTTGATATTTCGTCACAATATTTACTCAAGACTGAGAGCATTGACGAAAACGCcagtatttcaaattttaaaatatcaaatgaaagtCATATCAATAATCCATTTGGTAACTTTACAACAGAAGAAATACTCggtttgagagaaaatatgaaagcCGTTATAGCCACTGTCAAAGAAGAATATTCAGAAGAAATATCGAACATTAAAGATGAACAAATGCAATATTATTCGAGTAGAATTCCGAAACAAATATTGTTGCGAGTCGAAAAGAATTTAGATGCAAGACTTCAAACAGATGATTCGACTATCGGTATAAGTCATCAGTTTAAAATAGATCTGTTATCTTGTGTTGCAATGACATGTTTTCGTGACATGGAAAAGAAGTATAAGATACAtattgacaaaaatgacaaagatATGCAAATGTATCTACGTTCCAGTATATTATCAAAATGTATAACGGAATATACTTTATCCGATGCTATATTTGAAGTCATAGAGCaaagtttaaaacttaatttctcTGAGAAGGTGTTATCTTTCATTTCCGATGCCTTTCACAAATCTGTCTACAATGCCTCTACTGGCTCAAAAAAACAGGTGATAGGAAGTTGCATAACATTTTTCATCAAGAATTCTCATGATGACATTATGCTTGAGTACATTAAATATCCAAAACATGCATTGAAGCATTACCTCAGAATACTGATAGAATCCTACATTTTTGAGGATTTTGTTGAGTGTGACTTTGAGTTTTATATTCGTCGCGCAATATTGCAAGTTTGGGAAGTGTTTCAAACAACTGGCAGAAAAGGGTCAAATATTTCGCAGAAATACATTTTAGAGGCTGTACTGCACAATACTGATTTACCGGTTGCTATTAAAGAAATCACTCTTACCATACTAAAATCGgtatttaaaaaagatgaaactgttaaCTTCAATATGCTTCGAGAAAATATGCTACATTCTGTTGAGGACcatattaacaaaatgaaatctGAATTAATACCTATGGTCCATAAGAATAAAGAAGAATATGCATCCGATCTGGCTGATAAGTTGACTGAAAAATTGATAGGTTGCTTACACCGATGTCAGATGTGTAAAGAAATATGTTTGTTATCAGAAGGTCATATGGATAGTCATATATTTGTACATAGACTACATAAAGAGGAGAATGACTACATTCGTGGACTAGGAGATATCAGTTCCGTTTGGAAATGGATAAGTTGTAACAAACGCGAAATTCTTAGAAGAGAAAATCTTGAGATGGTTGAAGAGGTTCCGGACGAATGGGAAAGCATAACAGAGCAACAAGTGATCACTGCTATCAAAGATTCATTACtaaggttttgaaaaaaatatctgtagctgaaagaataaaaaactttttttggctttgttaaagtaaagaaataaaatcatgtcCTAGATGAACCAAAATTGCTTCAAATGAAGCGGGCATAACATGTGAATATTTGCATGAATGAGGATAATCTGAAAATATCATATTACGCTGTGAAAGTAATGGTAAAAACATTCCTCTCAACAAAAGTTTTCCCAAATGCAGTTTGTACGACTAAAATATATCTGGTTTTATGCACAACATATATATTTGGATTATGTCTTTGATAAAGTATATCTTGCTGTTGATATAATCAATTGCCAGCTAGATTGATTACGCCTCTAAGAAACTTTTGGGGTAGAACATGCATATTGTCCGCCTTTTCCGTTTGGCTGTTATTTTCTGAAAtccctttcaaacatttttctaaaatttacaaGGGATTTGGTTCGAACTTACCTGAAAAGTATGACTATATGTATTCTTATGCAATGCCTCGAAAATGACTGTGACATATCTATTTCTGATTAGCCCTTATCCTGCGAAATTTCTATAATGACCTTGTATATTTGGACAGAacaattaattgttaaaagggatgcttaagAAAAATATACTGAAAGAATAGCAAACACTAAAGGCCATTATTACAATCGGAAAATGCGGAATCACGTGGACAAAGCCAATTATCTGTTTGGGTCAACAACTTTACTGTTGGTCATTTATCGATGagattataataaagaataattaCTGGTACATTAGTACCAATCATACACTTAATTGATAAAGATAGAAAGAAAATACTCAGGACCTTGGTAACACAATATGAAATGCTACATATgctaaacaaaacaaatgtaaggTCAAACACAGCACGTCTCCTAGAAAACTCTACGCTTTGTACTAAGTAAAcgtgtataaaataaaataaatcgaaCAAGCGACTTCGAAGTTAAATGGTCCGACCTTCATTAATAAATCTGTTTTTTCTTGCTATGAAATTTGTCGTCTGCTGAAATTGtcgtctgtttttgttttgttttttaattcaatcaaatttgacatttttcatgTGTTATTAATAAATTTGCAAACATGGTCATGCGCAGTTTATGTGAAGACTTAATTCTGAAGAGTGCACTCTTAATAATTAAGTGTTCAACTTCAGCTGTCTACATGAAATAGTAATTCaaacaattgaaaaatgcagccgtTTCATTGGCTTAAAAATAGGTTATACACTAAGGTGGTTTTTGAAgcttccatttttttattttaatacgtTCACATgttgaatatgttttgtttaaCAGCATTGAGCATAACAAAATCCTGGTGACCACTTTTACTTTAGCTGAAATGTACTAGAATAATTATGCATTGAAGTAAATAAACAATGTATTAAAGGAATTGACATTGACTGACTCATCGTTAACATATTTCATAATCATAAATATGTATGATGGAGCTTCACATCTTACATAATTGAATGATGcattttactttatataaacCTCCGTTTCATTATAAAACCTGCGTGAAtgacaaaagacaaaattagataacaaaaatatatttctttatttttcaagtgTTAAGATTTAAGGCAGTCATCTTTGCTATTTGAAGAGCAACAATGTTTTTACGCAAGTCAATGGGCATGTTTAGGATTGTgattgtaaaatacattttttgacGTGTATATTTTGATCTTTAAAGAATGATTTCACTCAAACGAAACTTGCCAGCTTTTTTAATGAAATGGACTAAATAAATCACTTCTGTGTATATTCAGATGGCTGATAAAGGAAATGATATTGATTTCTTTGGCCTAAATGCAATATCTATCGCGTTTATATTGTATTtgcactgcggaaaatggttccgtatacgggagtgtacgcattccgtatacacctaatatacgggcgtatacggaaacatttttcccgtatatggaacattccatatacgagAATCCCGTATTCTTTAGTTGGAAATTCATGTTTTTCTGACATGGATTCTTTCATTTATACTTAGCATAAAtccgtttcaacagtttatgtcagtattcaaagttagggattgtaaaggtccaaaagtatgtttaaggcgtaggttttgatcatacgttcaggaaagatacctttcaattgatattcgtatattagacatatacgggaccgtatactcccgcatatgcacatatttttcgcagtgttgTCTAAGATTGTCTTCTCTTGTAAAATTATCGGAGctttttgcacatattttgtcTCAGTGTTAGAATATCACACCAGTACTTATTGACATTGTACACCTCTTTATGTTATTAGagacatttattttactttaccttGCAGAGAAGCAATTACTAACTGCTTTTAACAAAATTCATTTCAATATTGCATGAATGTCTATTGTGGTTGTGAGTGTAATAGTGTTGAATCGCGGCTGTACTGACTTTTACGAAACATATGTTAACATAATTATAGTTTTCAATGGTGTTAGAGAATGACCGGTAAGCAAGGTTGGCAATAACTTCTTAGAATAAGTTTTTCTAAACATGTACCAACTAATAAGTTTGCCTGTGTATAACTCTGATTTTTGCCAAGGCCTCTGATAATGAGACAAATGCTGATCCTACATATTTATACggttgtattttgtgttttgaaataaatttagtttcattATTTACAGATTCATCGGtgatttttttcttagttttagACCTAATGCTGTAGCTAAATAAAATTGTATAATTACATGAAATGGAATCATAATTGCTGATTATTGTATACATGTTTGGTGATAAAACAGCTTTAGAATGTACATTACAATATGTTACTGAGATGTATTTTCTTGTATGTTACATAggtatattttacattattttgcgCATTGCTTTATTCATAAAGCATAGCTGTGGCGAATGTATAAATAAAGACAGTGTTGTGAACAAAAGCTTTAATCCAAATGAACAATAACATGCATGGATATTCCATACCTACCATTAACTATAGGACAGACAGAGGAAGAAGTATATTAAGAACATATACAAACAGATAATATATTAAATGTAACCATCATATTAACATAGATCCGTTTCCAAAACATTTAAGAATGAGTTCAACTTTAAACTTAGCTGTCCAAAATTATCAGACACCAGggagatttgaaaaaaaaaccaacatcaAAGAATATCCCAAATTTGAGACAAAAGGcattcaaaaagaaaaacatttagtgTTGTTAGAAATAttagaatttaagaaaaaaatatatgagaaaGCTAAGTCAATAAATGAGCAATTTATCTGATGAGGGAAAGTATTGTTCAATTTATCGAGTTCTGAAATGTACGATACAATGTTTGTTCATCTAACAAATGTCTTGGTATTTTATAGCATTATGTTATTGGTAGAACTTGTTTATCTTTATAGAtagtgtattttgtttttaattcagtTATTAGTTCAACAGATTGTAAGAAGTTGTTGCTAATCAGTTCACCCTCAATCTGATTAGAAAAGATAATCAATCTTTAAAACC
This DNA window, taken from Mercenaria mercenaria strain notata chromosome 19, MADL_Memer_1, whole genome shotgun sequence, encodes the following:
- the LOC128551211 gene encoding interferon-induced very large GTPase 1-like: MTSHKQNLENLLELLNLTHYYPEKLTRDELYQLTYDNVKQEKKEDVPLVWQFIQDITRYNHNARSVEDKYAPTHDFNGIKCPIHPLDIIACVYLCCEPTARQDFVLHMWTCRLAVPFILKPNQTEHVNVYIWPLRSLVGQVFENYEFFDRPLIHEEMGCIGFIRVGENDTWSKSYLLNCLLWGPNKTHSTFIHRDSEGSVSTRSFVVEGLVEIGWYLPSGEQDDRFPCPKILLNLRGDSANHTDQTKLIGQFSSVTIVLSNVKDLRSAVPIVKSLIEHKSRVIILLSDRSVGSDRHNETVEEFFSEISTEEVALLELGQKRLPEILKIIHGRIEKMEKNGEDKIVLSDLVKNISSMQAFVDETSSVYKEVFELAKDITTSFQDMNGQLIFPLQETWKEWAQTSRDFKRYHQLDDNKRKALQASREELETRMHKLRSDQYGHILKHGIAKPVELFIEAMTIFDSCTNHSHVKRRIFLRHIKIELDNMSMEILAPINKEYQELINTASNVRANEKAEINMKISDLDLKKSCLSFSLEKILRELGQIYEACHTRQQENLPMNVEKISYLAQYQKLPKHLCVCLMDGYPFELLDGEARSVPPLWTKAVLSELNSILKEGNGTGKECTMHVLSVLGIQSSGKSTLINVMFGLQFAVSAGRCTRGAFMQLVKVHESLSHCLGEGVDYIAVIDTEGLRSPALSSVQSIQHDNELSTLVIGLAHTTVINLMGENATYLRENLPIVVQAFLRMYLVHLHPRCTIVHQNVDKRNREKLLEQGIYLETVLNKLTRKACENEKVPQKPFKEIIAFDVIEQVKYIPSLFEGVLPMAPISPSYSMEINATLKLLIELVPKDFVKGVPYRYSVSSFCDHLFHLWEAIQKDDFVYEYRSTTEVALRLVIDRNYHQTLLALIEGVESIVSKKLKEIELSKLSPDRAMSELETSLKQQMETHRKNFEHFIESRQKTTTYSLEAWRANYVTNLESKFYDLSQESKSQLQDCHHTIKKRPILTEKEVKNLFEFSEIKATNSPLSSNYDFKSDAIRALENVDISSQYLLKTESIDENASISNFKISNESHINNPFGNFTTEEILGLRENMKAVIATVKEEYSEEISNIKDEQMQYYSSRIPKQILLRVEKNLDARLQTDDSTIGISHQFKIDLLSCVAMTCFRDMEKKYKIHIDKNDKDMQMYLRSSILSKCITEYTLSDAIFEVIEQSLKLNFSEKVLSFISDAFHKSVYNASTGSKKQVIGSCITFFIKNSHDDIMLEYIKYPKHALKHYLRILIESYIFEDFVECDFEFYIRRAILQVWEVFQTTGRKGSNISQKYILEAVLHNTDLPVAIKEITLTILKSVFKKDETVNFNMLRENMLHSVEDHINKMKSELIPMVHKNKEEYASDLADKLTEKLIGCLHRCQMCKEICLLSEGHMDSHIFVHRLHKEENDYIRGLGDISSVWKWISCNKREILRRENLEMVEEVPDEWESITEQQVITAIKDSLLRF